In Leguminivora glycinivorella isolate SPB_JAAS2020 chromosome 19, LegGlyc_1.1, whole genome shotgun sequence, a single genomic region encodes these proteins:
- the LOC125236682 gene encoding uncharacterized protein LOC125236682 isoform X2 yields the protein METRRNQLITFHPDTLHAVRTACELETPGRMDEAIDLLQEWTLKQPHFVKKMYPRIYLEAILISTKGSVEIAKRRIDKMCTMRTFSPQLFDKTDAKKDLMELHDIIKTVNLPKLTEDHYRISLIKPTGKPMPLHYNHLDFFKFSIIEGYGIRMKGLHILSPSKFVDTLVAIFKQVFSAKLASRIHVHKKVETLYEYLPKTLLPKDLGGDERSISTLYDEWLQELSTEDHINYMRMMREACTDEKLRLKDHFDENIGLSGTFRALAFD from the exons ATGGAAACAAGAAGGAACCAATTAATAACGTTTCACCCGGACACGCTACACGCTGTAAGAACAGCGTGCGAATTGGAAACCCCGGGAAGGATGGACGAAGCTATCGATCTGCTGCAGGAATGGACACTGAAGCAACCGCATTTTGTTAAGAAGATGTACC CTCGAATATATTTAGAAGCGATATTAATTTCAACAAAAGGTTCAGTAGAAATAGCTAAGAGACGGATTGACAAAATGTGCACTATGAGGACGTTTTCACCACAATTGTTTGACAAGACCGACGCAAAAAAGGACTTAATGGAACTACATGATATCAT aaagaCGGTAAATTTACCAAAACTAACGGAGGACCACTACAGAATATCCTTAATAAAACCAACTGGTAAACCAATGCCGCTACATTATAATCATTTGGATTTCTTTAAGTTTTCTATAATT GAAGGATATGGAATCAGAATGAAAGGCCTTCACATCCTCTCTCCATCTAAGTTTGTCGATACACTAGTAGCTATCTTCAAACAGGTGTTCAGCGCGAAGTTGGCAAGCCGCATTCATGTTCATAAAAAAGTCGAAACTTTGTATGAATACCTGCCAAAAACTTTGTTACCTAAAGATTTGGGAGGAGATGAAAGATCAATTTCTACGCTATACG ATGAATGGCTACAAGAGCTGTCTACTGAAGACCACATCAACTATATGAGAATGATGAGAGAAGCATGCACGGATGAGAAACTCAGACTCAAAGATCACTTTGACGAGAACATCGGTCTCTCTGGAACCTTTAGGGCACTAGCATTTGATTAa
- the LOC125236682 gene encoding alpha-tocopherol transfer protein-like isoform X1 gives METRRNQLITFHPDTLHAVRTACELETPGRMDEAIDLLQEWTLKQPHFVKKMYPRIYLEAILISTKGSVEIAKRRIDKMCTMRTFSPQLFDKTDAKKDLMELHDIIKTVNLPKLTEDHYRISLIKPTGKPMPLHYNHLDFFKFSIILAEHIKLYDYCQGFVIVMDHRDASIMDFATKTNLFELQNIISLLTEGYGIRMKGLHILSPSKFVDTLVAIFKQVFSAKLASRIHVHKKVETLYEYLPKTLLPKDLGGDERSISTLYDEWLQELSTEDHINYMRMMREACTDEKLRLKDHFDENIGLSGTFRALAFD, from the exons ATGGAAACAAGAAGGAACCAATTAATAACGTTTCACCCGGACACGCTACACGCTGTAAGAACAGCGTGCGAATTGGAAACCCCGGGAAGGATGGACGAAGCTATCGATCTGCTGCAGGAATGGACACTGAAGCAACCGCATTTTGTTAAGAAGATGTACC CTCGAATATATTTAGAAGCGATATTAATTTCAACAAAAGGTTCAGTAGAAATAGCTAAGAGACGGATTGACAAAATGTGCACTATGAGGACGTTTTCACCACAATTGTTTGACAAGACCGACGCAAAAAAGGACTTAATGGAACTACATGATATCAT aaagaCGGTAAATTTACCAAAACTAACGGAGGACCACTACAGAATATCCTTAATAAAACCAACTGGTAAACCAATGCCGCTACATTATAATCATTTGGATTTCTTTAAGTTTTCTATAATT TTAGCTGAACATATTAAACTGTACGACTACTGTCAAGGATTCGTAATTGTTATGGACCACAGAGATGCAAGTATCATGGATTTTGCGACGAAAACAAATCTTTTTGAGTTACAAAACATTATATCACTTTTAACG GAAGGATATGGAATCAGAATGAAAGGCCTTCACATCCTCTCTCCATCTAAGTTTGTCGATACACTAGTAGCTATCTTCAAACAGGTGTTCAGCGCGAAGTTGGCAAGCCGCATTCATGTTCATAAAAAAGTCGAAACTTTGTATGAATACCTGCCAAAAACTTTGTTACCTAAAGATTTGGGAGGAGATGAAAGATCAATTTCTACGCTATACG ATGAATGGCTACAAGAGCTGTCTACTGAAGACCACATCAACTATATGAGAATGATGAGAGAAGCATGCACGGATGAGAAACTCAGACTCAAAGATCACTTTGACGAGAACATCGGTCTCTCTGGAACCTTTAGGGCACTAGCATTTGATTAa